The sequence below is a genomic window from Halosolutus gelatinilyticus.
GATCCGCTCACAGGCGTCGATAACCGGTTGCGGCTTCGCGATCTCGACGAGCCCGAAGGTGATCAGCAGTTTGCGAAGCATACCCTGAATACGGAGACGATCGGCAAAAAACGCGGTCCTCGATTGCAGCGAGCGATCCGGACCGACGAAAAGACAGCTTTTCAACGGATTCGATCCATCGTTGCGGTGGAGACGATTCGATGCCCGAGACTTCCGATCGGAAAGACGACCACATTCGCATCATTCGGGAGGAAGACGTCGAGACGACCGGCACCGGGTTCGCCGACGTCGAACTCGTTCACGAGGCGCTTCCCGAGATCCACCGCGACGAGATCGACACGACGACGACCCTGTTCGGGCGCGAACTGGCCGCGCCGATCGTCATCGAGAGCATGACCGGCGGCCACCCGAACACGACGAAGATCAACCGGGCGCTCGCCGAGGCCGCCCAGCGGACGAACGTCGCGATGGGCGTCGGCAGCCAGCGTGCGGGGCTCGAACTCGACGACGACGCGCTCCTCGAGTCCTACACCGTCGTCCGCGACGTCGCGCCCGACGCGTTCCTCTACGGCAACGTCGGCGCGGCCCAGCTGCTCGAGTACGACGTGGCCGACGTCGAGCGAGCCGTCGAGATGATCGACGCCGACGCGATGGCGATCCACCTGAACTTCTTACAGGAAGCGGTCCAGCCCGAGGGCGACGTCGACGCCCGCGGCTGTCTCGCCGCGATCGAACGTGTCGCGGCCGACCTCAGCGTTCCGGTCGTCGTCAAAGAGACCGGCAACGGAATCTCTCGATCGACCGCGAAGCGACTCGCGGACGCCGGCGTCGACGCGATCGACGTCGCCGGCAAGGGCGGGACGACGTGGTCGGGCATCGAATCCTACCGGGCGGCCGCGGTCGGCGCCGACAGGCAGGAACGGATCGGCGCCCGGTTCCGGGCGTGGGGAATCCCGACGGTCGTCAGTACGCTCGAGGCGACCGCGGTCCACGACTGCGTGATCGCGAGCGGCGGGGTTCGGTCGGGACTCGACGTCGCGAAAGCGATCGCGCTCGGCGCACGCGCCGGGGGGCTCGCGAAGCCGTTCCTCGGACCGGCCGGCCGGGGAACCGAAGCGGTCGTCGACCTGATCGAGACGCTCGCGCTCGAGCTCAGGACCGCAATGTTCGTCACGGGGTCGGCGTCGATCGCCGACCTTCGAGCGGTCGATCCCGTCGTTCTCGGGGGCACTCGACGATACCTCGACGAACGCGGCTCGCGATAGGCGTCGCCAGACTATCTCTCGATCGCGGTTCGGCCGTCATCATTCCTCGAAAAGGTTAATTCTTCCACAAAAGAGCTTAATATACGATGGTGCCTGTCGTGAGACGATAGAAATGCGGGAGCCGCTGGAGGGAACGGACGTCTCGGGGAGGGGACAGACTGACGCGGCGGACTCGATCGAATCGCTCCTCGAATCGGAGGACACCGAGACCGTCGTCGAGAGACTCAGCGAGAGCGGCACCCGATATCACGTCTCCGAGTCGAACGTCGACGACATCGTCGGATCGACCGCGTCGGCGGACGGCGATACCGACTCGGAATCGGTCGCGTTCGGCGGCGAACCGTCGCGAACCGTCTCTTCGGAGGGAATCGACGAGGTCTTCGAGAAACTCGAGGCGGAAGCCGCTGCCCGCGAGGAGGATCCGATCGCGGCGTCGCCGACCGTCGAACGGCGACCCGACGACTGGGAGTCTTCCCCGTTTGACGCGGCCGACCGCGACCCGGACTTCGACGAACTGAAGCGGGAGTACGGGTCGCTGTCCGGATCCGCGCCCGAGCGGACGATCTCGGACGAGAGCGTCGACGACATTCTCGCGCTCGTCTCCGACGACGCCGATCCGGACGCCGACGATCGGTCGTCGGGGCGAACCGACGGGGAGTCGATCCGGCCCGCCGATCCGGACGCGGCGATGTCCTCGCTCTTCGACGACGCGACGGTCTCCGGCGGACCGGAATCGATGGACGAGTCGATCCGAGAGTAACGCCGCCCCGGCTCGATCGGCGCTGCGGACTCGCCGTCCGACTTTCTCGACCCCCGCGACCCCGTATCCGGGCGTCGCGCGATCCCGCGTCCGCGTTCGCTATCGTCGATCACCGCACGCGCCGACGAAGCCGCGGCTGGTCGCGCAGCGTCCGAAAAAATCGCAGTACGTGGCGTTCCTTACAGGTCGCGCGGCTGGACCGTCTTGCGATCGTTCGCTTCCGCACGTCGGGCGGCGTCCTTGAGCAGCTCGTCGACTTCCTCGTCGAGTGCATCGTAGAAATCCGAAGCGACGTTCTTGTCATCGAGCGCTTCCTTTACGGCGGCTTTGACGATAAGGTCTGCCATACGATGTATCGATTCCGCTTACCCTAATATAAAGGTTGTGCTTATTCGGCGAAATACGGGGGTTGCAGCGCCCAATTCGTCCGTTTCGGGCGCCGGATCCACCGGAAAGTATATGTCTGATGAGCCGTCACCCGCGCGATCGATGCCGTCATTCGGTGAATTCCCGCTCGCGCGCGCTCCTATCGTCGCTCGGGCGCGGTTCGAACGCGGGAGTCACTCGCGGATGCGGGTCGACGGATTCGAGTACGTTCGTCACCCAGGACGGGTATGCGCGAACTCCTCGAGGCCGTCGCCGACGGCTCGCTGTCGCCGGCCCAGGCCGAGGCCGAACTCAGGGGGTACGTCACCGGCGACGCGGGTCGGTTCGACGCGGCCCGACAGCATCGTCGCGGCATTCCGGAGGCGATCTTCGCCGCGGGTAAGTCGGCCGAACAGGTCGTCGAACTCGCCGAAACCGCACTCGAAACGACGGAGCGGGCACTCGTTACGCGCGCCTCCGATCGACAGATCGAGGCGCTCGAGTCATCGATAGCGAACTCGTACCCCGACGCGATCGTCGATCGCCGCGGGACGACGGTCCACGTTCGGACCCCGGCGTACGATCCCCCGTCGCTCGACGCGACGGTCGGCATCGCGACCGGCGGCACCGTCGACGGCCCGGTCGCGGACGAGGCCGAACTCGTCTGCGAGGACGCGGGGATCGCCGTCGATCGGGTCGACGACGTCGGGGTCGCGGCGCTCGATCGGATCCTGGACCAGCTCGATCGACTCCGCGAGGCGGACGTCCTCATCGTCTGCGCCGGCCGGGAGGGCGCCTTGCCGACGGTCGTCGCCGGGCTCGTGGACGTGCCGGTGATCGGAGTTCCCGTTTCCAGCGGGTACGGATTCGGCGGCGATGGCGAAGCCGCCCTCGCCGGGATGCTCCAGTCGTGTACGATCCTCTCGGTCGTCAACGTCGACGCCGGCTTCGTCGCCGGCGCCCAGGCGACCCTGATCGCCCGGACGATCGGCGCGGCTCGCGAGTGACAGACTGCAAAAATATTCTTCTGATATCGAAACGCCAAACGGCGTTTGGGAAAGCATATTTAACTATACACCCGGTAGATACGGGTACCGGCTTGTGCCGGTGTACCCATGCCCACATGTGACCACTGCGGCGCGCACGTCTCCGAGCGCTTCGCGCGCGTCTTCGCCGACGAGCACGGCAGAATCCACGCGTGCACGAGCTGCTCGGCCAATGCTGGGATCGCGGAAGTAGCAAAAGAGCGCGCCCGCAGTACCTGACCGCCATCCCCGTGAACCGTCTGCAACGACCACGCACTCCACTTCATCCGAGTCGCTTTTTACCCGTTCCACCGAACGGACGCCCGATGTCCCGGTCCCGGAGCGACGGCGGCCACGTCGTCTACGTGCTCGAGTGCGCCGACGGCACTCTCTATACCGGTTACACGACCGATCTCGATCGACGGGTCGACGAACACAACGCGGGCGACGGAGCGAAGTACACCCGCGGTCGGATGCCGGTCGAACTTCGATATCACGAACGGTTCGAGACGCGATCGGCCGCGATGTCCCGCGAATACGAGATCAAGCAGCTGACGCGCTCGGCGAAAGAACGGTTGCTCGACGGCGAGTAGCGCGGTCGAATTCTGCGAGCACCGAGCGGCCCGCGAGTCAGTCGTCCGCCGCCGCTTCCGACTCCGATCGCGGCGAACTCACGTCCGGCTCGATGAACGCGTACTCGACGAGCATTCGACCGAGTTTCTCGACCCGCTTCTGAAGATTGGGATCGCGAAACCGGCGGCCGCCGATCGCGTCGGGGTCCGCCTCGAACTTTCCCGAGGCGTTCCGGAGGCCGACCTGATGGGGAAGCACCCAGCCGTGGACCCCGCGAACGGTGATCCGCAAGTGGTCGAGCGTCGAGCCGTAGCTGCCGCCGCCGGCGGTCGCCAGCAGACCGACGGTGGTGTCTTCGTACTCGTCGAACCCGCAGTAGTCGTGGAAGTTCTTCAACGCGCCCGAGTACGACCCGTGGTAGACCGGCGTTCCGAGCGCGATCGCATCCGCCTCGCGGGCCAGACGTTTGACTTCCTCGCCGTCGCCCTGATCGTCGACGTCGGGATCGTAGACGGGGAGGTCGTACTCGCGCAGATCGAGCATGCGAGTGTCGGCGCCGGCCTCCGCGGCGGCCCGGAGGACGTACCGTAGCGCCGTTCGGGTATAACTGTCTTCGCGCAGACTCCCGCTGACGGCGAGAACGGAGGGGGTGTCGCTCATACCCGGTATTGGGTCCTGATCAAGAAAACACCGTTGACTACGAGTGTCGAGTCGCCCGACCGTGACCGAGGCCGTCGGTTTTTTCGGCTCCGCCGTAAAGGTGCGCGTATGGACGCGATCTCGTTCGGAACGGACGGCTGGCGGGCGACGCTCGAGGAGTTCACCGCGCCGCGCGTTCGCGCGGTCGGCCAGGCCGTCGCGACGTACCTGCGGGACGAGGGGCGCGAGAGCCCCGTCGCGATCGGCTACGACGCTCGCGAAACCTCCCGCGGCTTCGCGGAGGAACTCGCCCGCGTGCTCTGTGCGAACGGCTTCGACGTGCTCATGTCCGAGCGCGATCGTCCGACCCCCCTCTTTGCGCACGCGATCGTCGAGCGCGATCTGTCCGGGGCGCTCGTGATCACCGCCTCGCACAATCCGCCGGAGTACAACGGCGTGAAGTTCATCCCCGAGGACGGCGCGCCCGCGCTTCCGGCGGTGATGGACGCGATCGCCGATCGACTCGCCGACCCCGATCCGCTCCCCGAGGACGAGCACGGATCGGTCTGCGAGGTCGATTTCGTCGAGCCGCACGCCGACGCCGCGCTCGCCCTCGTCGAGTCGATCACCGGCGGTGCGGACCTCTCCGACGCGGATCTGACGATCGCGTACGACGCCATGCACGGCAGCGGCCGCGGGACGACGGACGCCCTGCTCGAACGCGTCGGCGTCTCGGTCGAGCGCCTGCGCTGCGAGCGCGATCCCGACTTCGGCGGCGGCGCGCCCGAACCCGCACCCGAGAACCTCGCCGACCTCGCGGAGTACGTCGCCAGCGACGAGACCGACGCGGCCCTCGGCATCGCCAACGACGGCGACGCCGATC
It includes:
- a CDS encoding DUF7563 family protein is translated as MPTCDHCGAHVSERFARVFADEHGRIHACTSCSANAGIAEVAKERARST
- a CDS encoding DUF1931 family protein, giving the protein MADLIVKAAVKEALDDKNVASDFYDALDEEVDELLKDAARRAEANDRKTVQPRDL
- a CDS encoding GIY-YIG nuclease family protein — its product is MSRSRSDGGHVVYVLECADGTLYTGYTTDLDRRVDEHNAGDGAKYTRGRMPVELRYHERFETRSAAMSREYEIKQLTRSAKERLLDGE
- a CDS encoding phosphoglucomutase/phosphomannomutase family protein, which encodes MDAISFGTDGWRATLEEFTAPRVRAVGQAVATYLRDEGRESPVAIGYDARETSRGFAEELARVLCANGFDVLMSERDRPTPLFAHAIVERDLSGALVITASHNPPEYNGVKFIPEDGAPALPAVMDAIADRLADPDPLPEDEHGSVCEVDFVEPHADAALALVESITGGADLSDADLTIAYDAMHGSGRGTTDALLERVGVSVERLRCERDPDFGGGAPEPAPENLADLAEYVASDETDAALGIANDGDADRIAVVTPDRGYLDENLFFAALYEFLLETDSGSAVRSVSTTYLIDRIAESHDEPVHEVPVGFKWVAKAMADHDALVGGEESGGFTVRGHVREKDGVLMALFAAAMHAEEPLDDRVDRLLAEYGTVVQDKISVACPDDRKARVLADLEDEIPDSVAGIDVRDVNTADGFKLLLDDGSWVLVRPSGTEPVLRVYAEATDEERVRRLLEAGEELIEPLV
- the larB gene encoding nickel pincer cofactor biosynthesis protein LarB — its product is MRELLEAVADGSLSPAQAEAELRGYVTGDAGRFDAARQHRRGIPEAIFAAGKSAEQVVELAETALETTERALVTRASDRQIEALESSIANSYPDAIVDRRGTTVHVRTPAYDPPSLDATVGIATGGTVDGPVADEAELVCEDAGIAVDRVDDVGVAALDRILDQLDRLREADVLIVCAGREGALPTVVAGLVDVPVIGVPVSSGYGFGGDGEAALAGMLQSCTILSVVNVDAGFVAGAQATLIARTIGAARE
- the fni gene encoding type 2 isopentenyl-diphosphate Delta-isomerase encodes the protein MPETSDRKDDHIRIIREEDVETTGTGFADVELVHEALPEIHRDEIDTTTTLFGRELAAPIVIESMTGGHPNTTKINRALAEAAQRTNVAMGVGSQRAGLELDDDALLESYTVVRDVAPDAFLYGNVGAAQLLEYDVADVERAVEMIDADAMAIHLNFLQEAVQPEGDVDARGCLAAIERVAADLSVPVVVKETGNGISRSTAKRLADAGVDAIDVAGKGGTTWSGIESYRAAAVGADRQERIGARFRAWGIPTVVSTLEATAVHDCVIASGGVRSGLDVAKAIALGARAGGLAKPFLGPAGRGTEAVVDLIETLALELRTAMFVTGSASIADLRAVDPVVLGGTRRYLDERGSR
- a CDS encoding NADPH-dependent FMN reductase; protein product: MSDTPSVLAVSGSLREDSYTRTALRYVLRAAAEAGADTRMLDLREYDLPVYDPDVDDQGDGEEVKRLAREADAIALGTPVYHGSYSGALKNFHDYCGFDEYEDTTVGLLATAGGGSYGSTLDHLRITVRGVHGWVLPHQVGLRNASGKFEADPDAIGGRRFRDPNLQKRVEKLGRMLVEYAFIEPDVSSPRSESEAAADD